A region from the Pseudomonas promysalinigenes genome encodes:
- a CDS encoding formate dehydrogenase subunit gamma produces MPDQLLPLPVIQNILDRDKDTPGALLPILHAIQQALGFIPEAAIDEIAHALNLSLAEVRGVISFYHDFRTTPPARHTLRLCRAESCQSRGSEALAAQLRDQLGLDDHGTSADGAISLRPVYCLGACACSPALELDGQVHARLTPDRLRALVDGCLEGETC; encoded by the coding sequence GAACATCCTCGACCGCGACAAGGACACCCCCGGTGCACTGTTGCCGATCCTGCACGCCATCCAACAAGCCTTGGGGTTCATCCCAGAGGCCGCCATCGATGAAATTGCCCATGCCCTGAACCTGAGCCTGGCCGAGGTGCGCGGGGTGATCTCGTTCTATCACGACTTTCGCACCACGCCGCCTGCACGTCACACCTTGCGCCTATGCCGCGCCGAGTCATGCCAAAGCCGTGGTAGCGAAGCGCTGGCTGCGCAACTGCGAGATCAGTTGGGGCTGGATGACCATGGTACCAGTGCCGATGGGGCGATAAGCCTGCGCCCGGTGTATTGCCTGGGTGCCTGCGCTTGTTCGCCGGCACTGGAGCTCGACGGCCAGGTGCATGCGCGGCTCACTCCCGATCGCCTGCGGGCGCTGGTCGATGGTTGCCTGGAGGGCGAAACATGCTGA